One Paraburkholderia agricolaris genomic region harbors:
- a CDS encoding flagellar hook assembly protein FlgD, giving the protein MNGTNSASGSTKSTKSASSSTSSTGSTSGTSATDLQNTFLQLLVAQLKNQDPTNPMDSSQMTSQLAQINTVSGISQLNTTLTSLATQMSAGQQSQAALLIGSTVLAPGNSVTVASGKASSFGVQLANSVGDLQIVVKNSAGTIVNTLDLGKQSAGTIPVGWTPTDSAGNTLPDGSYTITAVGTINGQQATATTLAGATVQSVVMQSSGTPGLVLSNGTTVGLSSVAAIL; this is encoded by the coding sequence ATGAACGGCACGAACAGCGCGAGCGGCAGCACCAAGAGCACCAAGAGCGCGAGCAGTTCCACCAGCTCGACCGGCAGCACCTCGGGCACCTCGGCCACCGATCTGCAGAACACCTTCTTGCAACTGCTCGTCGCGCAGTTGAAGAACCAGGATCCGACCAATCCGATGGACAGCTCGCAGATGACGTCGCAGTTGGCCCAGATCAATACGGTGTCGGGCATCAGCCAGTTGAACACGACGCTCACTTCGCTCGCCACGCAGATGTCGGCAGGCCAGCAGTCGCAAGCCGCGCTGCTGATCGGCTCGACCGTGCTCGCGCCGGGCAACTCGGTGACGGTTGCGAGCGGCAAGGCCAGCTCGTTCGGCGTGCAGCTCGCCAACTCCGTGGGCGATCTGCAGATCGTCGTCAAGAACTCGGCGGGCACGATCGTCAACACGCTCGACCTCGGCAAGCAGTCGGCCGGCACGATTCCGGTGGGCTGGACGCCGACCGACTCGGCAGGCAACACGCTGCCCGACGGCAGCTACACGATCACCGCGGTCGGCACGATCAACGGTCAGCAAGCCACGGCCACCACGCTTGCGGGCGCGACCGTGCAAAGCGTCGTCATGCAAAGCAGCGGTACACCGGGTCTCGTGCTGTCGAACGGCACGACCGTGGGCTTGAGCAGCGTCGCTGCCATCCTCTGA
- the flgC gene encoding flagellar basal body rod protein FlgC, with the protein MPSLMNIFGVAGSAMSAQSQRLNVTASNLANADSTTGPDGQPYKAKQVVFAVSPIGGSRTASGQQIGGVQVTGVVDDPTPMKTAYDPGNPAANPDGYVTLPNVDPVQEMVNMISASRSYQANVETLNTAKTLMLKTLTIGT; encoded by the coding sequence ATGCCATCTTTGATGAACATTTTTGGTGTTGCAGGCTCCGCGATGTCGGCGCAGTCGCAGCGGCTCAACGTGACGGCGTCGAATCTCGCCAACGCCGACAGCACGACGGGTCCGGACGGCCAGCCGTACAAGGCCAAGCAGGTCGTGTTCGCGGTCAGCCCGATCGGCGGCTCGCGCACAGCCTCCGGCCAGCAGATCGGCGGCGTGCAGGTCACCGGCGTGGTCGACGACCCGACGCCGATGAAGACCGCGTACGACCCCGGCAACCCGGCTGCCAATCCGGACGGTTACGTCACCCTGCCCAACGTCGACCCGGTGCAGGAGATGGTCAACATGATCTCGGCCTCGCGCTCGTACCAGGCCAACGTCGAGACCCTGAACACCGCCAAGACGTTGATGCTCAAAACGCTCACGATCGGCACCTGA